A section of the Penaeus monodon isolate SGIC_2016 unplaced genomic scaffold, NSTDA_Pmon_1 PmonScaffold_11783, whole genome shotgun sequence genome encodes:
- the LOC119568954 gene encoding neuropeptide-like protein 31, with protein sequence MTVRHAFALLLVALLVVGTLALPESDPHFGRGFGRRFGRGFGGFGRPLYGYGHGLGYGLGHGHGYGGYGGYGGYGGYGGYGGYGHPYLHYG encoded by the coding sequence ACTGTCCGTCACGCCTTCGCTCTCCTGCTGGTCGCGCTCCTCGTGGTCGGAACGCTGGCCCTCCCTGAATCCGACCCGCACTTCGGTCGGGGCTTCGGTCGGCGATTCGGACGCGGCTTTGGGGGATTCGGTCGGCCTCTGTACGGTTATGGACATGGCCTCGGCTATGGATTAGGACACGGGCACGGATACGGAGGCTACGGAGGATACGGCGGGTATGGCGGATACGGCGGGTACGGGGGTTATGGGCATCCGTACCTACACTACGGATAA